The following proteins come from a genomic window of Paucimonas lemoignei:
- a CDS encoding dehydrogenase — translation MKILVTGASGFIGGRFARFALEQGFSVRVNGRRAAGVDHLVRRGAEFIQGDLIDADLVRELCRDVDAVVHCAGAVGVWGRKQDFLLGNVQVTENVVEACLKQRVRRLVHLSSPSIYFDGRSHLNIKEDQVPRRFNNHYAATKYLAEQKVFGAQEFGLEVIALRPRFVTGAGDTSIFPRLLTMQRRKRLSIIGNGLNKVDFTSIGNLNQAMLSSLLAGSSALGKAYNISNGAPVPVWDAVNYVMRRMQLPQVTRYRSYGLGYTAAAINEGACLLWPGRPEPTLTRLGMQVMSRDFTLDISRAQQYLDYQPQVSLWAALDEFCDWWAAQQNG, via the coding sequence ATGAAGATTCTGGTCACCGGCGCAAGCGGCTTCATCGGCGGGCGCTTCGCGCGTTTTGCCCTGGAGCAGGGGTTCAGCGTTCGGGTCAATGGGCGTCGCGCTGCCGGGGTTGATCATCTGGTACGACGTGGCGCCGAGTTCATTCAGGGGGATTTGATCGACGCAGATCTGGTCCGCGAGCTGTGCCGCGACGTCGACGCCGTGGTGCATTGCGCCGGGGCCGTGGGCGTGTGGGGGCGCAAGCAGGATTTTCTCCTGGGCAACGTGCAAGTCACCGAAAACGTGGTTGAAGCCTGCCTCAAGCAGCGGGTGCGCCGGCTGGTGCACTTGTCATCGCCTTCGATCTACTTCGACGGCCGCTCGCACCTGAACATCAAGGAAGACCAGGTGCCCAGGCGCTTCAATAATCACTACGCCGCCACCAAATACCTGGCCGAGCAAAAGGTGTTTGGCGCCCAGGAATTCGGCCTTGAAGTCATCGCCTTGCGTCCACGGTTCGTCACCGGCGCGGGCGATACCAGCATCTTCCCGCGGCTGCTGACCATGCAGCGCAGGAAGCGCCTGTCGATCATCGGCAATGGCCTGAATAAAGTGGATTTCACCAGCATCGGCAATCTCAATCAGGCCATGCTCAGTAGCCTGCTGGCGGGCAGTTCGGCATTGGGCAAGGCGTACAACATCAGCAACGGAGCGCCGGTGCCGGTGTGGGATGCGGTGAATTACGTGATGCGCCGCATGCAATTGCCACAGGTCACGCGTTATCGTTCCTATGGCCTGGGTTATACGGCGGCGGCGATCAATGAGGGCGCGTGCCTGCTGTGGCCGGGTCGACCTGAACCTACGCTGACGCGTCTGGGGATGCAGGTCATGAGTCGCGACTTCACCCTTGATATCAGTCGTGCGCAACAGTATCTGGATTATCAGCCGCAGGTCAGTCTCTGGGCAGCGCTGGACGAGTTCTGCGACTGGTGGGCAGCACAACAGAACGGCTGA
- a CDS encoding chromosome segregation ATPase → MRNDPYDDVDDVPNLSAKVDDDDFEPPTNAARKRTTVYSRDTPVVKVKAASTGPLWALVGALIIAFCGLGWWSFQQISLMEQQLVATQESFARISEEAAGRLQDISGKVVATESVVVDGEALKQRIKLIEDQLADQDKQQEGAQGHQATLQQRLEQISTQATQQQASNTQLQEQLKALSTELAALKAAVPDAKAVQGEQEKIDTQLKSLNTDVAALKKQGNPSAAIERLEQDLIVLKSEQENRPAPAAASSSTAEFDAFRAQMTRNINTLQSQIQNLSQQLNSRR, encoded by the coding sequence ATGCGTAACGATCCTTACGACGACGTCGATGACGTTCCGAATCTCAGTGCCAAGGTCGATGACGACGACTTCGAACCGCCGACCAATGCTGCGCGCAAGCGCACCACGGTTTACTCACGCGATACGCCGGTGGTGAAGGTCAAGGCCGCGAGCACCGGGCCCTTGTGGGCGCTGGTCGGCGCGCTGATCATTGCGTTCTGCGGGTTGGGCTGGTGGAGTTTTCAGCAGATCTCCCTGATGGAGCAGCAGTTGGTTGCCACCCAGGAAAGCTTTGCACGGATCAGTGAAGAAGCCGCCGGGCGCTTGCAGGATATCTCCGGCAAGGTCGTGGCGACTGAGTCGGTGGTGGTCGATGGCGAGGCGCTCAAGCAACGCATCAAACTCATCGAGGATCAGTTGGCGGATCAGGACAAACAGCAGGAGGGCGCACAGGGGCATCAAGCCACGTTGCAGCAGCGCCTTGAGCAGATCAGCACCCAGGCCACTCAACAGCAGGCCAGCAATACTCAGCTTCAGGAACAGTTGAAAGCCCTGAGCACCGAGTTGGCTGCCCTGAAAGCGGCGGTTCCGGATGCAAAGGCTGTACAGGGCGAGCAGGAGAAAATCGACACGCAGCTTAAAAGCCTGAACACCGATGTTGCCGCGTTGAAGAAACAGGGCAACCCGAGCGCGGCCATCGAGCGTCTTGAACAAGACCTGATCGTGCTCAAGAGCGAACAGGAAAACCGCCCGGCGCCTGCGGCAGCAAGCAGCAGCACCGCTGAGTTCGACGCCTTCCGCGCGCAGATGACCCGCAACATCAACACCCTGCAGAGCCAGATTCAGAACCTGTCGCAGCAGCTCAACTCGCGCAGGTAA
- the xenB gene encoding xenobiotic reductase B — translation MTTIFDPITLGDLQLSNRIIMAPLTRCRADEGRVPNAMMAEYYVQRASAGLILSEATSVTPMGVGYPDTPGIWSNDQVRGWSNITKAVHAAGGKIALQLWHVGRISHPSYLNGETPVAPSAIKPDGHVSLVRPLADYVTPRALELAEIADVVDAYRVGAENAKAAGFDAVEIHGANGYLLDQFLQTSTNQRTDQYGGSVENRARLMLEVVDAVIEVWGAGRVGLHLSPRADLHEMGDENLSETFSYVAAEMGKRGIAFICAREREAGDSIGPQLKKAFGGAYIANEKFTKESANASLANGWADAVAFGVPFIANPDLPARLKQDAPLNEAHPETFYAKGPVGYIDYPVL, via the coding sequence GAAGGTCGTGTGCCTAACGCGATGATGGCCGAGTACTACGTGCAGCGCGCGTCTGCGGGTCTGATCCTCAGCGAAGCCACGTCGGTGACGCCAATGGGCGTTGGCTACCCGGACACCCCGGGTATCTGGTCCAACGATCAGGTGCGCGGCTGGAGCAACATCACCAAGGCCGTCCACGCCGCTGGCGGCAAGATTGCCCTGCAACTGTGGCACGTGGGGCGTATTTCCCACCCGTCGTACCTCAACGGCGAAACCCCGGTGGCACCCAGCGCGATCAAGCCTGATGGCCACGTCAGCCTGGTTCGCCCACTGGCCGACTACGTCACGCCCCGCGCGCTGGAGCTGGCAGAAATTGCCGACGTGGTGGACGCTTATCGTGTCGGCGCGGAAAACGCCAAGGCCGCCGGTTTCGACGCGGTGGAAATTCACGGCGCCAACGGCTACCTGCTCGACCAGTTCCTGCAAACCAGCACCAACCAGCGCACCGACCAGTACGGCGGTTCAGTGGAAAACCGTGCTCGTCTGATGCTCGAAGTGGTGGATGCCGTGATTGAAGTCTGGGGCGCTGGCCGCGTGGGTCTGCACTTGTCCCCTCGTGCCGACCTGCACGAAATGGGCGACGAAAACCTCTCGGAGACCTTCAGCTACGTGGCAGCGGAAATGGGCAAGCGCGGTATCGCGTTCATCTGCGCGCGGGAACGTGAAGCGGGCGACAGCATTGGGCCGCAACTGAAGAAGGCATTCGGCGGCGCTTATATCGCCAATGAAAAATTCACCAAGGAAAGCGCCAATGCCTCGCTGGCTAACGGCTGGGCTGACGCGGTGGCTTTCGGTGTGCCGTTTATCGCCAACCCCGACCTGCCCGCCCGCCTGAAACAGGACGCCCCGCTGAACGAGGCACACCCGGAAACCTTCTACGCCAAAGGGCCGGTGGGTTATATCGATTATCCGGTTTTATAA